TGGCCGAGATCAAGCAGGGGCTCGGCACCCCGGTCGGTCGACCGGGCACTCCGGACGAGGTCGCGGCGGCGATCAGCTTCCTCTGCTCGCCGGCCGCCTCGTACATCACCGGCCAGATGCTGGTGGTGGACGGCGGCAACAGCGTCCGCGAGGCCCGGTTCCGCTGACCGGCGGCCTGAGTGTGGCCGGCGGTCAGTAGCCGCCGCTGTCGCCGGTGTTGCCCAGGGCCACGAGGGCCAGCCAGCCGCAGCACGCCAGCAGGGTGAGCCCGGTGAAGACGTAGCCGAGGATCAGCCCCCAGGTGGCGAGCTGGCCACCCTCCTCGCCGCTGGTGCGGATCTGCCGCTTGGCCACGTGGCCGAGGACGGCACCGGCCGGCGGAAAGGCGAAGGCGAACACCAGCGACAGGATCGCCAGCACGTTGGTGCCCCGACCCGGCCCGGACGGCGGCGGGCCGTACTGACCGTAGGGGCCCTGCGGGGGGTACGGCGGCTGCTGACTCCAGTGCCCCGACTGGTGCGGCCCCTGCTGCCCGTACGGCGACGGATCGTCCGCAGGGGGCCCGTACGGTGAGCGTTCCGCCGGCAGCTCGAACGCCGGCTGGTCCGGTTGTGGCGCGTACGGCGACTGGTCCCGGGGCGGCTCGTAGGGTGACGGTGGCTGCTCGTCTGACGGTGGTCCCGACGGCGGTGGGTAGCTCACAGCTGTCCTCCTCCTGCCGGTGCCGGAAAAGTCCCTCTTGCCGGACGCTACCCGCAGCGGTGAACCTTTTCACAGCGGTTGTGTGGACTGGTCACCTTGGCCTCTTCGGCTCCGGAGACCGATACTGACCCAGCGTTCAGTTACCCACGAGTAGTGCGCGGATCCCCGGAGGCTGTGATGGCTCGACTCGCCCAGACGCCCGGCCTGACCGATGTGCAACAGTCGATCCTGGAGACCGTTCGGGACTTCGCCGACAAGGAGATCATT
This portion of the Micromonospora zamorensis genome encodes:
- a CDS encoding DUF4190 domain-containing protein, with protein sequence MSYPPPSGPPSDEQPPSPYEPPRDQSPYAPQPDQPAFELPAERSPYGPPADDPSPYGQQGPHQSGHWSQQPPYPPQGPYGQYGPPPSGPGRGTNVLAILSLVFAFAFPPAGAVLGHVAKRQIRTSGEEGGQLATWGLILGYVFTGLTLLACCGWLALVALGNTGDSGGY